A region of Subdoligranulum variabile DNA encodes the following proteins:
- the rpsQ gene encoding 30S ribosomal protein S17: MERNLRKTRVGTVVSDKMDKTIVVAVKDSVQHPLYKKILKRTKKFKAHDENNEAGIGDRVEIMETRKLSKDVNWRLVKIIEKAK; this comes from the coding sequence ATGGAACGTAATCTGAGAAAGACCCGTGTGGGCACCGTTGTCTCCGACAAGATGGACAAGACCATCGTCGTCGCCGTCAAGGACAGCGTCCAGCACCCTCTGTACAAGAAGATCTTGAAGCGCACCAAGAAGTTCAAGGCCCATGACGAGAACAACGAAGCCGGCATCGGCGACCGCGTCGAGATCATGGAGACCCGTAAACTCTCCAAGGACGTCAACTGGCGCCTGGTCAAGATCATCGAGAAAGCGAAATAA
- the rpmC gene encoding 50S ribosomal protein L29: MKATELREMTDVELNKQLKDLKAELFNLRFQHAINQLDNPIRIETVKKDIARVMTVLAEKNAKNA, from the coding sequence ATGAAAGCCACTGAACTGCGCGAAATGACCGATGTCGAGCTGAACAAGCAGCTCAAGGACCTGAAGGCCGAACTCTTCAACCTGCGCTTTCAGCACGCCATCAACCAGTTGGACAACCCCATTCGGATCGAGACCGTGAAGAAGGACATCGCCCGTGTGATGACCGTCCTGGCCGAGAAGAATGCGAAAAACGCGTAA
- the rplP gene encoding 50S ribosomal protein L16, producing MLLPKRVKYRRVQRGRMTGKAMRGNKVNQGDYGLIALEPAWITSNQIEAARVAMTRYIKRGGKVWIKIFPDKPVTEKPAGTRMGSGKGSPEYWVAVVKPGRVLFELADVSEETAREALRLASHKLPVRCKFVKREELDTVKEGDAE from the coding sequence ATGTTACTGCCGAAACGTGTTAAGTACCGCCGCGTCCAGCGCGGCCGCATGACCGGCAAGGCCATGCGCGGCAACAAGGTGAATCAGGGCGATTACGGCCTGATCGCACTGGAGCCGGCCTGGATCACCTCCAACCAGATCGAGGCGGCCCGTGTTGCCATGACCCGTTATATCAAGCGTGGCGGCAAGGTCTGGATCAAGATCTTCCCCGACAAGCCTGTTACCGAGAAGCCGGCCGGCACCCGAATGGGTTCCGGTAAAGGCAGCCCGGAGTACTGGGTAGCCGTTGTCAAGCCGGGCCGCGTGCTCTTCGAGCTGGCTGATGTCAGCGAGGAGACCGCCCGCGAGGCCCTGCGTCTGGCCAGCCACAAGCTGCCGGTCCGCTGCAAATTCGTCAAGCGCGAGGAGCTTGACACTGTAAAGGAGGGTGACGCTGAATGA
- the rpsC gene encoding 30S ribosomal protein S3, which yields MGQKVNPHGMRVGVIKDWDSRWFTSKQAFGDTLVEDHKIRKTLKKQLYAAGVPKIEIERTVDSQTGAPRVKVNVFCAKPGIVIGKGGAESAKLEKQLAKLTGKAVNLNIIEVKGTTTNAQLVAEDVASQLERRIAFRRAMKQAIRNAMQPRDRSATPAKGIKVTCSGRLAGADIARTESYHEGTIPLQTLRADIDYGFAEANTTYGKVGVKVWIYKGEILKGAKAPAKKEGGKQ from the coding sequence ATGGGCCAGAAAGTCAATCCCCACGGCATGCGCGTGGGTGTAATTAAAGATTGGGACAGCCGCTGGTTTACCTCTAAGCAGGCATTCGGCGACACCCTGGTCGAGGATCACAAGATCCGCAAGACCCTGAAGAAGCAGCTGTACGCTGCCGGCGTTCCCAAGATCGAAATCGAGCGTACCGTCGACAGCCAGACCGGTGCTCCCCGCGTGAAGGTCAACGTCTTCTGCGCGAAGCCGGGCATCGTGATCGGCAAGGGCGGCGCTGAGAGCGCCAAGCTCGAGAAGCAGCTTGCCAAGCTCACCGGCAAGGCTGTGAACCTGAACATCATCGAAGTCAAGGGCACCACCACCAATGCTCAGCTGGTTGCTGAGGATGTTGCTTCCCAGCTGGAGCGCCGCATCGCGTTCCGCCGCGCCATGAAGCAGGCCATCCGCAACGCCATGCAGCCCCGTGACCGCAGCGCTACGCCGGCCAAGGGTATCAAGGTGACCTGCTCCGGCCGTCTGGCCGGTGCCGATATCGCCCGCACCGAGAGCTACCATGAGGGCACCATCCCCCTGCAGACTCTGCGCGCCGACATCGACTACGGCTTCGCCGAGGCCAACACCACCTATGGTAAGGTTGGCGTCAAGGTTTGGATCTACAAAGGCGAGATCCTGAAGGGCGCCAAAGCCCCCGCCAAGAAGGAAGGAGGCAAACAGTAA
- the rplV gene encoding 50S ribosomal protein L22 encodes MEARAILRYARISPRKVSIVMDLIRNKPLDEALAILQYTPKAACEPLLKLVNSAAANAENNFNMDRNNLYVAECYVCPGPTLKRIMPRAQGRAYRILKRTSHMTVVLKEKE; translated from the coding sequence ATGGAAGCACGGGCAATTCTCCGTTACGCCCGCATTAGTCCCCGCAAGGTTTCGATCGTGATGGACCTCATCCGTAACAAACCCCTGGACGAAGCGCTGGCTATCCTGCAGTACACCCCGAAGGCCGCCTGCGAGCCCCTTCTCAAACTGGTGAACTCTGCTGCCGCAAACGCGGAAAACAACTTCAACATGGACCGCAACAACCTGTACGTTGCAGAATGCTATGTCTGCCCCGGCCCCACCCTCAAGCGCATTATGCCGCGCGCCCAGGGCCGTGCGTACCGCATCCTCAAGCGCACCAGCCACATGACTGTTGTGCTGAAAGAGAAAGAGTAA
- the rpsS gene encoding 30S ribosomal protein S19: MSRSTKKGPYVLPSLMKKVEAMNESGKKSVVKTWSRSSTIFPEFVGHTFAVHDGRKHVPVYVTEDMVGHKLGEFAPTRKFTGHGGGKTAGK; the protein is encoded by the coding sequence ATGTCTAGAAGCACCAAGAAGGGCCCTTACGTTCTGCCTTCCCTGATGAAAAAGGTCGAGGCCATGAACGAGAGCGGCAAGAAGAGCGTCGTGAAGACCTGGAGCCGTTCCTCCACCATCTTCCCCGAGTTCGTCGGTCACACCTTCGCCGTCCATGACGGCCGCAAGCATGTGCCCGTGTACGTTACCGAGGACATGGTCGGTCACAAGCTGGGTGAGTTTGCTCCCACCCGCAAGTTCACCGGCCACGGCGGCGGCAAGACCGCCGGCAAATAA
- the rplB gene encoding 50S ribosomal protein L2, with translation MAIKKYKPTTPGRRGMTVTDYSVLSKVEPERSLLESKKKHAGRNNTGKITVRHHGGGNRVKYRVIDFKRNKFDVPATVKTLEYDPNRSAFIALVEYEDGVKSYILAPDGLKVGDKIMAGPNADIKPGNALPFENIPVGTMIHNIELYPGKGGQLVRSAGVMAQLMAKENGYALVRLPSGEMRNVRLNCIATIGVVSNLDHENVNLGKAGRKRHMGVRPGSRGSVMNPCDHPHGGGEGRAPVGHSSPRTPWGKPALGLKTRKHKARSDKFIVKRANG, from the coding sequence ATGGCTATTAAAAAGTACAAGCCGACTACCCCCGGCCGCCGTGGCATGACTGTTACCGATTACAGCGTGCTGTCCAAGGTGGAGCCGGAGCGCAGCCTGCTCGAGTCCAAGAAAAAGCATGCCGGCCGCAACAACACCGGCAAGATCACCGTCCGTCATCATGGCGGCGGCAACCGCGTCAAGTACCGTGTCATCGACTTCAAGCGCAACAAGTTTGATGTCCCCGCCACCGTCAAGACGCTGGAATACGATCCCAACCGTTCCGCCTTCATCGCTCTGGTGGAGTACGAGGACGGCGTCAAGAGCTACATCCTGGCTCCCGATGGCCTGAAGGTCGGCGACAAGATCATGGCCGGCCCCAACGCCGATATCAAGCCCGGCAACGCTCTGCCTTTCGAGAACATCCCCGTGGGTACCATGATCCACAACATCGAGCTCTACCCCGGCAAGGGCGGCCAGCTGGTCCGTTCCGCTGGCGTCATGGCTCAGCTGATGGCCAAGGAGAATGGTTACGCGCTGGTCCGTCTGCCCTCCGGTGAGATGCGCAACGTTCGTCTGAACTGCATCGCCACCATTGGTGTGGTTTCCAACCTGGACCACGAGAACGTCAACCTGGGCAAGGCCGGCCGCAAGCGCCACATGGGCGTCCGTCCCGGCAGCCGTGGTTCCGTCATGAACCCCTGCGATCACCCGCACGGCGGTGGCGAAGGCCGCGCTCCGGTTGGTCATTCCAGCCCGCGTACTCCGTGGGGCAAGCCCGCTCTGGGCCTGAAGACCCGCAAACACAAGGCTCGCAGCGACAAGTTCATCGTCAAGCGCGCCAATGGCTAA
- the rplW gene encoding 50S ribosomal protein L23, whose protein sequence is MKFAQDIVLAPVITENSMAGLADKKYTFKVATDATKIDIAKAVEELFGVKVAKVNTISVRGRYRRQGMHAGYTAKSKKAIVTLTPDSKEIEFFNSMV, encoded by the coding sequence ATGAAATTCGCACAGGACATCGTTCTCGCCCCCGTCATCACCGAGAACTCCATGGCTGGTCTGGCCGATAAGAAGTACACCTTCAAGGTTGCCACCGACGCCACCAAGATCGACATCGCCAAGGCGGTGGAAGAACTGTTCGGCGTCAAGGTCGCCAAGGTCAACACCATTTCGGTGCGCGGCCGTTATCGCCGCCAGGGCATGCATGCCGGTTACACCGCCAAGAGCAAGAAGGCGATCGTGACCCTGACTCCCGACTCCAAGGAGATCGAGTTCTTCAACAGCATGGTCTGA
- the rplD gene encoding 50S ribosomal protein L4 codes for MAQFDVVDMNGKKVSTVELSDAVFGITPNEKAVHEAVVNFLANQRQGTQNTKIRKEVRGGGKKPWRQKGTGHARQGSIRAPQWTHGGVALGPKPRSYYYTINKKVKRLALLSALSDKAANGNLIIVDKIAADAYKTKTVVAFLAAVGAGKKNLIVNDALDEKFVKSAANIPGVKTAATGVNTYDVVNADKLILSVDAAKKLEEVYA; via the coding sequence ATGGCACAGTTTGATGTCGTCGATATGAACGGCAAGAAGGTTTCCACCGTTGAGCTTTCCGACGCCGTGTTCGGGATCACCCCGAACGAGAAGGCTGTCCACGAGGCAGTCGTCAACTTCCTGGCCAACCAGCGCCAGGGCACCCAGAACACCAAGATCCGCAAGGAAGTCCGCGGCGGCGGCAAGAAGCCTTGGCGCCAGAAGGGCACCGGCCATGCTCGCCAGGGTTCTATCCGCGCTCCGCAGTGGACCCACGGTGGCGTTGCCCTCGGCCCCAAGCCCCGCAGCTACTACTACACCATCAACAAGAAGGTCAAGCGCCTGGCTCTGCTCAGTGCTCTGTCTGACAAGGCTGCCAACGGCAACCTGATCATCGTCGACAAGATCGCCGCCGATGCGTACAAGACCAAGACCGTGGTTGCTTTCCTGGCTGCTGTGGGCGCCGGCAAGAAGAACCTGATCGTCAACGACGCTCTGGATGAGAAGTTCGTCAAGAGCGCTGCCAACATCCCCGGTGTCAAGACCGCCGCGACCGGCGTCAACACCTACGACGTGGTCAACGCCGACAAGCTGATCCTCAGCGTGGACGCCGCCAAGAAACTTGAGGAGGTATATGCGTGA
- the rplC gene encoding 50S ribosomal protein L3, whose amino-acid sequence MQKGIIGKKLGMTQLFDANGKVVPVTIIEAGPCTVVQKKTVESDGYQAVQMGYGEVSAKKVNKAAKGHFDKADVAPKRTLREFRFDDIASLNVGDILKADVFAEGDKVDVVGTSKGKGYQGVIKRFGQHRLRESHGTGPVARHAGSNGSTSTPSRVFKGKRLPGHMGAVRVTVQNLSVVKVDAENNLIAIKGAIPGPKGSVVTIHDSVKA is encoded by the coding sequence ATGCAAAAAGGTATCATCGGCAAGAAGCTGGGCATGACCCAGCTGTTCGACGCCAACGGCAAGGTCGTTCCGGTCACCATCATTGAGGCCGGCCCCTGCACCGTCGTGCAGAAGAAGACCGTCGAGTCCGACGGTTACCAGGCCGTCCAGATGGGCTACGGCGAAGTGAGCGCCAAGAAGGTCAACAAGGCCGCCAAGGGTCACTTCGACAAGGCTGACGTCGCCCCCAAGCGCACCCTGCGTGAGTTCCGTTTCGATGACATCGCCAGCCTGAACGTGGGCGACATCCTCAAGGCGGACGTCTTCGCTGAGGGCGACAAGGTCGACGTGGTCGGCACCAGCAAGGGCAAGGGCTACCAGGGCGTTATCAAGCGCTTCGGCCAGCATCGCCTGCGCGAGAGTCACGGAACCGGCCCCGTTGCCCGTCATGCCGGTTCTAACGGTTCCACTTCCACCCCGTCCCGCGTGTTCAAGGGCAAGCGTCTGCCCGGCCACATGGGCGCTGTGCGTGTGACCGTGCAGAACCTGAGCGTCGTCAAGGTCGACGCTGAGAATAATCTCATCGCCATCAAGGGTGCGATCCCCGGCCCCAAGGGCTCGGTCGTGACCATCCACGACAGCGTGAAAGCGTAA
- the rpsJ gene encoding 30S ribosomal protein S10: MAVKEKIRIRLKSYDASLIDAAAQKIVETAKRTGARVSGPIPLPTDKEIVTILRAVHKYKDSREQFETRTHKRLIDILKPSNKTVEALMSLQLPAGVDIEIKL, encoded by the coding sequence ATGGCAGTCAAAGAGAAAATCAGAATTCGTTTGAAGAGCTATGATGCATCCCTGATCGATGCTGCGGCACAGAAGATCGTGGAGACCGCGAAGCGCACCGGCGCCCGCGTGTCCGGCCCGATCCCCCTGCCCACCGACAAGGAGATCGTCACGATCCTGCGCGCTGTCCACAAGTACAAGGACAGCCGTGAGCAGTTCGAGACCCGCACCCATAAGCGTCTGATCGACATTCTGAAGCCGTCCAACAAGACGGTGGAGGCTCTCATGAGCCTGCAGCTCCCCGCGGGCGTTGACATCGAGATCAAGCTGTGA
- a CDS encoding WG repeat-containing protein → MRRILPVLLSAALLTGCNAAVPSAATSEAAQTPAPSETPTVTPAATPEPGLPYEEIRTPVCYDSAPARPCEGYFTMEQNGLWGLMRADGTELLPCKAASPVSQCGAAGHWIWFASLGAEKFDEYAAHLEASGDGTLCGGHGGLSNSFFYNLDAPGLDRSGADLTGLYCYRLSEQGQVIPMQEIPLADQLWDLYGDLLPVYSAHLEGGAGDPAWPGPLVESACGDGAPIKWWYISRQGYANFTPDLDQAGWFFDEALAPVETQGHWAYLDREGNLVTEAVYDPVCDTARDQTTGEVKPDAAWAAHMQNGYAVVRQGDAWGLLDDTGAEVIPCEKAGVAWEGSTLWVKEDGGWVRTEPPTA, encoded by the coding sequence ATGAGACGTATTCTGCCTGTTTTACTGTCGGCGGCTCTGCTGACCGGCTGCAACGCGGCTGTGCCTTCCGCGGCAACATCGGAAGCCGCGCAAACTCCGGCGCCATCGGAGACTCCCACGGTGACTCCCGCCGCCACCCCGGAACCGGGTCTGCCCTATGAAGAAATCCGCACCCCGGTATGTTACGATTCTGCGCCCGCCCGTCCCTGTGAGGGATACTTCACCATGGAGCAGAACGGTCTGTGGGGGCTGATGCGTGCCGACGGGACAGAGCTACTGCCCTGCAAAGCCGCTTCACCGGTGAGCCAGTGCGGTGCGGCGGGACATTGGATCTGGTTTGCTTCCCTCGGCGCTGAGAAATTCGACGAATACGCAGCCCACCTGGAGGCTTCGGGGGACGGCACTCTCTGCGGAGGACATGGCGGCCTCAGCAACAGTTTCTTTTACAATCTGGACGCGCCGGGGCTGGACCGATCAGGCGCTGATCTGACGGGGCTGTACTGTTATCGTCTCAGTGAACAGGGGCAGGTGATCCCTATGCAGGAAATTCCACTGGCGGATCAGCTGTGGGATCTCTATGGAGATTTGCTGCCGGTCTACAGCGCTCATCTGGAAGGCGGGGCGGGGGATCCAGCGTGGCCCGGCCCGCTGGTGGAAAGCGCTTGTGGCGATGGGGCGCCGATCAAATGGTGGTACATAAGCCGCCAGGGGTATGCCAACTTTACGCCCGACTTGGATCAGGCCGGGTGGTTTTTCGATGAAGCACTGGCTCCCGTGGAAACGCAGGGGCATTGGGCCTACCTGGACCGGGAAGGAAACTTGGTTACCGAAGCGGTCTATGATCCGGTCTGCGACACTGCGCGGGATCAAACCACCGGTGAGGTGAAGCCGGATGCCGCCTGGGCTGCCCATATGCAAAACGGCTATGCTGTGGTGCGCCAGGGGGATGCCTGGGGCCTGCTGGATGACACCGGCGCCGAGGTGATTCCTTGTGAGAAAGCGGGGGTGGCCTGGGAGGGGAGCACCCTCTGGGTCAAGGAAGACGGCGGCTGGGTGCGTACGGAACCACCCACAGCGTGA